A window of Desulfobacterales bacterium contains these coding sequences:
- a CDS encoding MaoC/PaaZ C-terminal domain-containing protein, producing MSTPSPDSFVVEGKLALPYQYFAGRTGSRFLTTLRDEQKIKGLKCKKCNKVFVPPRQTCERCFEDISENWVDVENTGTVTGFTIIRYAEPHQPFKPPYILAQIKLDGADTALTHIVKGVALSKMQTGFKVQAKFAKNTTSSIMDIDHFRPVKPKFELGYSYDELEIGMSASFTKTVSESDVYQFAGISGDFNPMHLNEEFAKMTPFGTRIAHGALPQSLIAPVLGMKLPGLGTVIPEITVRFRKPTYFGDTVTATAEVVEFLEERRWVKLELTWTNQRDELVAEGHAIAIPPTPMD from the coding sequence ATGAGCACACCGAGTCCTGACAGTTTCGTCGTAGAAGGCAAGCTGGCCCTTCCCTACCAGTATTTTGCCGGGCGCACCGGGAGCCGGTTTCTGACCACCCTCCGGGATGAGCAGAAAATCAAGGGCCTGAAGTGCAAAAAATGCAACAAGGTGTTTGTGCCCCCCCGGCAGACCTGTGAACGCTGCTTTGAAGATATATCCGAAAACTGGGTGGATGTCGAAAATACCGGCACGGTTACCGGGTTTACCATTATCCGGTACGCGGAGCCGCACCAGCCGTTTAAGCCGCCCTATATCCTGGCCCAGATCAAACTTGACGGCGCGGATACCGCGCTGACCCATATTGTCAAGGGCGTGGCCCTCTCAAAGATGCAAACCGGATTCAAGGTCCAGGCCAAATTCGCCAAGAACACCACCAGCAGCATCATGGACATCGACCATTTCCGGCCGGTAAAGCCCAAATTTGAACTGGGCTACTCCTATGATGAGCTGGAAATCGGGATGTCCGCCTCATTTACCAAAACGGTCTCGGAATCCGATGTCTACCAGTTTGCCGGCATTTCCGGGGACTTCAACCCCATGCATTTAAACGAGGAATTCGCCAAGATGACCCCGTTCGGCACCCGGATCGCCCACGGGGCGCTGCCCCAGAGCCTGATCGCACCGGTGCTCGGCATGAAGCTGCCCGGCTTGGGCACGGTGATTCCGGAAATCACGGTGCGCTTCCGAAAACCCACCTATTTCGGGGATACGGTTACAGCCACCGCCGAAGTGGTGGAATTTCTGGAAGAGCGGCGATGGGTGAAACTGGAACTCACCTGGACCAACCAGCGGGATGAACTTGTGGCCGAAGGCCACGCCATTGCCATTCCCCCGACACCGATGGACTAG
- a CDS encoding acyl-CoA dehydrogenase family protein, whose protein sequence is MDFNTESTYQEYFSKAHDMVRKSVRDFIRKEVRPYIEDWEEAGEFPREVYKKAADVGILGMGYPEAYGGTPGDVFFQIAVSEELMRSTSGGFCAGLGSLNIAIPPILNLGTEEQKNRFVPPVLAGEKIAALGITEPGGGSDVASIQTTAERDGEHYIINGSKAFITSGCRADQLTCAVRTGGEGAHGISLMVIDAGTPGYSTSEKLKKTGWWASDTAEIFFNNCRVPAANLLGEENQGFYGIMMNFQAERLSLAVMANMTARMALEEAIKYAKERKAFGKTLTGFQVNRHKLADMATLVEASTEFTYRVAAKIGAGVDQIKEVSMAKNFACDVSDKVTYDAVQLFGGYGYMRGYPVERLYRDNRILSIGGGTREIMNEIISRLMI, encoded by the coding sequence ATGGACTTTAACACCGAATCGACCTATCAGGAATACTTTTCCAAAGCCCATGACATGGTCAGAAAGTCCGTGCGGGACTTTATCCGAAAAGAGGTGCGGCCCTATATCGAGGACTGGGAGGAGGCGGGCGAATTTCCCCGGGAAGTCTATAAAAAAGCCGCGGATGTGGGGATCTTGGGCATGGGCTACCCGGAGGCCTACGGCGGCACCCCGGGGGATGTGTTCTTCCAGATCGCGGTCAGCGAAGAGCTCATGCGGTCCACCTCCGGCGGTTTCTGCGCGGGCCTGGGCTCCTTAAACATCGCCATTCCGCCGATTCTGAATCTGGGCACCGAAGAGCAGAAAAACAGATTTGTTCCACCGGTCCTGGCCGGTGAAAAAATCGCCGCTTTAGGTATTACGGAACCCGGCGGGGGATCGGATGTGGCGAGCATCCAGACGACAGCTGAACGCGATGGCGAGCATTATATCATAAACGGCAGCAAAGCCTTTATCACCAGCGGCTGCCGCGCAGATCAGCTCACCTGCGCGGTCCGCACGGGGGGAGAGGGGGCGCACGGGATCAGCCTGATGGTGATCGACGCCGGCACCCCGGGGTATTCAACCTCTGAAAAGCTCAAAAAAACCGGCTGGTGGGCCTCGGACACGGCGGAAATATTTTTTAACAACTGCCGGGTGCCGGCGGCCAACCTGCTCGGCGAGGAAAACCAGGGGTTTTACGGCATCATGATGAATTTTCAGGCCGAGCGCCTCTCCCTTGCTGTAATGGCCAATATGACCGCGCGCATGGCCCTGGAAGAGGCCATCAAATACGCAAAAGAGCGCAAGGCATTCGGCAAAACACTGACCGGATTCCAGGTAAACCGCCACAAACTGGCGGATATGGCCACCCTGGTGGAGGCCAGCACGGAGTTCACCTACCGGGTGGCCGCCAAAATCGGGGCGGGCGTGGATCAGATCAAGGAGGTATCCATGGCCAAAAATTTCGCCTGCGATGTCAGCGACAAGGTCACCTATGATGCGGTCCAGCTTTTCGGCGGCTACGGGTACATGCGCGGCTACCCGGTGGAACGCCTTTATCGGGATAACCGGATCCTATCCATCGGCGGCGGCACGCGGGAGATCATGAATGAGATTATCTCGCGGCTGATGATTTAA
- a CDS encoding long-chain fatty acid--CoA ligase produces the protein MEQTINAVFKNRVERYGDRLAVEKKRAGAWEPATWNQYYERARAAGLGLYQLGVEKGDRIGILSENCLEWVYTDMGALGIGAAVVPVYTTLVAEEVRYIAENSELKVLFVENQEQLDKATEFIDEIKSLSSIVCFNEAQTAGHDAVISFESLMEKGRAQHQSESGLFDELSTAVAPGDLATIVYTSGTTGVPKGAMINHKNIMAVIDALDRIKPKFAYDSDQTVPFLPLSHVFERVAGHFYGMYVGLTASYAESLDTFAQDVKERRPTVVLAVPRVCEKVYQRILSQVEEQPAWKQKIFHWGHAVGTEISALREQKKPIPPLLNLKFKVAYKMIFKNLADALGGRVRWMTASGAPTSRDIVLFFNAAGITVIEGYGMTETCAPATMSSLDDYKIGTVGKPLPGVDVQIAEDGEILVKGDNLFAGYWKMPEETKNSFDDYGYFMSGDIGKFDEDGFLMITDRKKDLIITSGGKNVAPQKIEGVFKFDPLFAHFLVVGDRRKFLSALININLEQAERIAQQQAIPYDKPEDLLDNKDFLNIVDQRVAEKNKQLARYEGIKKYRIIRQEFSQEGGELTPSLKMKKNVIYDKYNDMIEDIYTD, from the coding sequence ATGGAACAGACGATCAATGCGGTTTTCAAGAATCGGGTGGAAAGATACGGGGATCGGCTGGCGGTTGAAAAAAAACGCGCCGGCGCATGGGAACCCGCGACATGGAACCAGTACTACGAGCGGGCCCGCGCCGCCGGTCTGGGGCTATACCAATTGGGCGTGGAAAAAGGCGACCGGATCGGCATCCTGTCAGAGAATTGCCTGGAATGGGTGTATACCGACATGGGGGCACTTGGCATCGGCGCCGCAGTGGTCCCCGTCTACACCACCCTGGTGGCGGAAGAAGTCCGCTACATCGCGGAGAATTCGGAATTAAAGGTCCTGTTTGTGGAAAATCAGGAGCAGCTGGACAAGGCCACCGAATTTATCGATGAAATAAAAAGCCTCTCCAGCATCGTCTGTTTTAATGAGGCCCAGACCGCCGGCCATGACGCCGTAATCTCGTTTGAAAGCCTGATGGAAAAAGGCCGGGCGCAGCATCAAAGCGAGTCCGGCCTGTTTGATGAGCTCTCAACTGCGGTCGCACCCGGGGATCTGGCCACGATTGTCTATACCTCCGGCACCACCGGGGTGCCCAAAGGGGCCATGATTAACCATAAAAACATCATGGCGGTGATTGACGCCCTGGACCGGATCAAACCCAAATTCGCCTATGACTCGGACCAGACCGTGCCGTTTCTCCCCTTGAGCCACGTATTTGAGCGGGTGGCCGGGCATTTTTACGGGATGTATGTGGGGCTTACCGCCTCCTATGCGGAAAGCCTCGACACCTTTGCCCAGGATGTGAAGGAGCGGCGGCCCACCGTGGTCCTGGCCGTGCCCCGGGTCTGCGAGAAGGTCTACCAGCGCATCCTCTCCCAGGTGGAAGAGCAGCCCGCGTGGAAGCAGAAAATCTTTCACTGGGGCCATGCCGTCGGCACCGAGATCAGCGCCCTGCGCGAGCAGAAAAAGCCGATCCCCCCGCTCTTGAACCTGAAATTCAAGGTCGCCTATAAAATGATCTTCAAGAATCTGGCCGATGCGCTGGGCGGCCGGGTGCGCTGGATGACCGCCTCGGGCGCCCCGACCTCCCGGGATATCGTTCTTTTTTTCAATGCCGCGGGCATTACGGTCATCGAAGGCTACGGCATGACCGAGACCTGTGCGCCGGCCACCATGAGCAGCCTGGATGATTACAAGATCGGAACCGTGGGAAAGCCCCTGCCCGGCGTGGATGTCCAAATCGCAGAAGACGGGGAAATTCTGGTTAAAGGCGACAATTTGTTCGCGGGCTACTGGAAGATGCCGGAGGAGACAAAGAACTCCTTTGACGATTACGGCTATTTTATGAGCGGGGATATCGGCAAATTTGACGAAGACGGATTTTTAATGATCACGGACCGGAAAAAGGATCTGATCATCACCTCGGGCGGCAAAAATGTCGCCCCCCAGAAGATCGAGGGCGTGTTCAAATTCGATCCCCTTTTCGCCCATTTCCTGGTAGTCGGGGACCGCCGGAAATTCTTAAGCGCGCTTATCAATATCAACCTGGAGCAGGCCGAGCGGATTGCCCAGCAGCAGGCAATCCCCTATGACAAACCCGAGGACCTTCTGGATAACAAAGATTTCCTGAACATCGTAGATCAACGCGTGGCGGAAAAGAACAAGCAGCTTGCCCGGTACGAGGGCATTAAAAAATACCGGATCATCAGGCAGGAGTTCTCACAGGAGGGCGGGGAGCTGACGCCATCGCTTAAAATGAAAAAAAATGTCATATACGATAAATACAACGATATGATCGAAGATATTTACACCGATTGA
- a CDS encoding thiolase family protein → MSRRVAVCATAQIKNEPDIWYQRFQGMLLDCFESILSQTGVTFDMEKGIRNVVTCSDDVFDARTISDNGMTDVVGAHFRGEEKTAQNGINALGYAMAAILSGHDDLVLVMGHGKESQPESRQMCTNLAFDPFYCRPLGLDYLNASAFQARAYMEKAGITEEQLAKVVVRSRRMGAKNPYARENDLVSEEAVMQSPLMSDPIRELHTYPLTDWAVGMLLCCEERAHEFTDNPVWISGFGSCMDSYFLGDRDLSDNFALKQAAARAYQMAGIKDPKTAFDVVELNDAYAYQLPMWAEGIGLVDAGSGGRWIDDGGLEADHVNTSGGMLNGNPIMLGGLARALEGVHQLQGSAGDRQVEGAKKALAHGTTGAAGQHHGVLILEK, encoded by the coding sequence ATGAGTCGCAGAGTTGCGGTCTGCGCGACCGCGCAGATTAAAAATGAACCGGATATCTGGTACCAGCGGTTCCAGGGCATGCTGCTGGACTGCTTTGAATCGATTCTCAGCCAGACCGGTGTCACCTTTGATATGGAAAAGGGCATCCGGAACGTGGTGACCTGCTCGGATGACGTGTTTGACGCCCGGACCATTTCCGACAATGGTATGACCGATGTGGTAGGCGCCCATTTCCGGGGGGAGGAAAAAACCGCCCAGAACGGCATCAACGCGCTGGGCTATGCCATGGCCGCCATCCTTTCCGGACACGACGATCTGGTGCTTGTGATGGGCCACGGCAAGGAATCCCAGCCGGAAAGCCGGCAGATGTGCACCAACCTGGCTTTCGACCCCTTTTACTGCCGGCCCCTGGGCCTTGATTATCTGAATGCGAGCGCCTTTCAGGCCCGGGCGTATATGGAAAAAGCGGGAATTACGGAAGAACAGCTGGCCAAAGTCGTGGTCCGCTCCCGCCGGATGGGGGCCAAAAACCCCTATGCCCGGGAAAACGATTTGGTTTCGGAAGAAGCGGTAATGCAATCGCCCCTGATGAGCGATCCCATCCGCGAGCTTCATACCTATCCCCTGACCGACTGGGCGGTGGGAATGCTTCTCTGCTGCGAGGAGCGGGCCCATGAATTCACCGACAACCCGGTATGGATATCCGGGTTCGGTTCCTGCATGGACAGCTACTTTCTGGGCGACCGGGACCTCTCCGACAACTTTGCGCTGAAGCAGGCCGCCGCCCGGGCATATCAAATGGCCGGCATAAAGGACCCCAAAACCGCATTTGACGTGGTGGAGCTAAACGACGCCTATGCATATCAATTGCCCATGTGGGCCGAAGGCATCGGCCTGGTAGATGCCGGCAGCGGCGGCCGATGGATTGATGACGGCGGTTTGGAGGCGGATCACGTGAACACCTCCGGCGGCATGCTAAACGGCAACCCCATCATGCTGGGCGGTCTGGCCCGGGCCCTTGAAGGTGTGCATCAACTGCAGGGAAGCGCCGGCGACCGACAGGTTGAAGGTGCCAAAAAGGCCCTTGCCCACGGCACCACCGGCGCGGCAGGCCAGCACCATGGGGTTCTAATCCTGGAAAAGTAA
- a CDS encoding SCP2 sterol-binding domain-containing protein has translation MSEYHGVNIEDIFDSMPERFRPEGAKGVNHTFGYEISGEGKWKLTVANGAMELEKTDDLSGCDVIMETDGETFVGLNIGKVDGMSALTAGKLKVRGDVNTFGITSQIFQKFVPPGAETPQEQELIALKRTISVNQRFATGPVMGKFLQGLKNKTILAIKCPVCGRLQSPPREVCAICRVRNDEWAEIGPRGEMRMMEYCYYASPDPLTGETRETPYGAIGILLDGCKGEEVFWHQLKPDQLDQVQMGIVMGDKVRNGSRLRPVWAENRTGSVFDIKYFEIDE, from the coding sequence ATGAGCGAATACCACGGCGTCAACATTGAAGATATATTCGATTCCATGCCGGAGCGGTTCCGCCCGGAAGGGGCGAAAGGGGTGAACCACACCTTCGGCTATGAGATCTCCGGGGAAGGCAAATGGAAACTCACCGTCGCAAACGGGGCTATGGAGCTTGAAAAAACCGATGACCTGTCCGGCTGCGATGTTATCATGGAAACCGACGGGGAGACCTTTGTGGGCTTAAATATCGGCAAAGTCGACGGCATGTCGGCATTAACCGCCGGAAAACTGAAAGTCCGCGGCGATGTCAACACCTTCGGGATCACCAGCCAGATTTTTCAGAAATTCGTGCCCCCAGGGGCGGAGACCCCCCAGGAGCAGGAGCTGATTGCGCTGAAGCGAACCATTTCCGTGAACCAGCGATTTGCCACCGGCCCGGTAATGGGGAAATTCCTGCAGGGGCTTAAAAACAAAACCATCCTGGCCATTAAATGCCCCGTCTGCGGCCGGCTGCAGTCCCCGCCACGGGAGGTCTGCGCCATATGCCGCGTCAGGAACGACGAATGGGCGGAAATCGGGCCCAGGGGCGAGATGCGGATGATGGAATACTGCTACTATGCCAGCCCCGACCCCTTAACCGGGGAAACCCGGGAGACCCCATACGGCGCCATCGGCATTCTGCTGGACGGCTGCAAGGGCGAGGAGGTATTCTGGCACCAGCTTAAGCCGGATCAGCTGGACCAGGTCCAGATGGGGATCGTCATGGGCGACAAAGTCCGGAACGGCTCCCGGCTGCGGCCGGTCTGGGCGGAGAACCGGACGGGAAGCGTGTTTGATATCAAGTACTTTGAAATAGACGAGTAA
- a CDS encoding Zn-ribbon domain-containing OB-fold protein has translation MQKTVDSADAYVIEGKLALPYTYFAGRVGSTFITTLRDEKQILGVRCDTCSKVFVPPRQTCERCMADIRENWVPLENTGEVMNFTVVRYSDKHLPRKVPYILALIKLDGADTPMVHILDEVDSDAVKAGLRVEAVFSENPTSTILDIDHFKPVS, from the coding sequence ATGCAGAAAACCGTTGATAGCGCAGACGCCTATGTGATTGAGGGCAAGCTCGCGCTGCCTTACACCTATTTTGCCGGCCGCGTGGGCAGTACCTTTATTACCACCCTGCGGGATGAAAAACAGATACTCGGCGTTCGGTGCGATACCTGCAGCAAGGTTTTTGTGCCGCCCCGGCAGACCTGTGAGCGCTGCATGGCCGACATCCGGGAAAACTGGGTGCCGCTTGAAAACACGGGCGAGGTGATGAATTTTACTGTGGTCAGATACAGCGACAAGCATCTGCCGCGGAAGGTGCCGTATATTCTGGCCCTGATCAAGCTCGACGGGGCGGACACCCCCATGGTGCATATCCTGGATGAAGTGGACAGCGATGCGGTCAAGGCCGGCTTGCGGGTGGAAGCCGTATTCAGCGAAAACCCCACCAGCACCATCCTGGATATCGATCACTTCAAACCGGTTAGTTAG
- a CDS encoding enoyl-CoA hydratase-related protein — MGLIYEKKNGIAYLTLNRPEAHNAIDPETVIELVDAWTDYRDDDDMRCAIITGAGDKIFSSGADLGRLIPLFTGARQPETEADQKVQQQPDLPQKAMLRDFELYKPVIAAINGKAIAGGMEILYSADIRIAAEGTQFGLQEVKWGVFPLMGSTVKLPRQMPYARAMEILLTGELMDAEEAYQFGFINRIVAPDQLMAEAERFAKIIAANGPLAVKSVKQSVLTGIGKPLAEGLAKEMDFGIPVFLSEDAREGPRAFKEKRKPNYKGK, encoded by the coding sequence ATGGGTCTGATTTATGAAAAAAAGAACGGGATTGCCTATCTAACCCTGAACCGGCCGGAAGCCCACAATGCCATTGACCCGGAGACGGTGATCGAACTCGTGGATGCCTGGACCGACTACCGGGACGACGATGACATGCGGTGCGCCATCATCACCGGCGCCGGGGACAAGATTTTCTCCTCGGGCGCGGATCTGGGCCGGCTCATTCCCCTGTTTACCGGCGCCCGGCAGCCGGAGACGGAGGCGGACCAAAAGGTGCAGCAGCAGCCGGATCTGCCCCAAAAAGCCATGCTGCGCGATTTTGAGCTTTATAAACCCGTGATCGCGGCAATTAACGGCAAAGCCATTGCCGGGGGCATGGAAATCCTCTATTCCGCAGATATCCGGATTGCGGCCGAGGGCACGCAGTTCGGCCTGCAGGAGGTCAAATGGGGAGTGTTTCCGCTGATGGGCTCGACCGTTAAGCTCCCCCGGCAGATGCCCTATGCCCGGGCCATGGAAATCCTTTTGACCGGCGAATTGATGGATGCGGAAGAAGCCTACCAATTCGGATTTATTAACCGCATCGTCGCCCCGGACCAGCTTATGGCCGAGGCGGAACGGTTTGCCAAAATCATTGCGGCAAACGGCCCGCTGGCGGTTAAATCCGTTAAGCAGTCCGTTTTGACCGGCATCGGCAAACCCCTTGCCGAGGGCCTGGCCAAGGAGATGGATTTCGGCATTCCGGTCTTTTTAAGTGAAGACGCCAGGGAAGGGCCCCGGGCGTTTAAAGAAAAACGAAAGCCAAATTATAAGGGCAAATAG
- a CDS encoding aldehyde ferredoxin oxidoreductase family protein: MATQYKGYAGKVLDVNLTDGTIGEYPLTDADREKFLGGRFLSTKILWDQLSPGIDPLSADNLFVVMTSPMTGTGAPSSSRYDISAKSPQTGAIGHSNSGGHFGMHLKRAGWDGIVVRGRSDAPVYIDINEDDVQIKSADHLWGKNTEETQEQLGKGGKMVIGPAGENLVKYAVVVSQERVHGRTGMGAVMGAKNLKAIVANGKKKIELAQPEKFRAGVKKWVKMLQKHPATGDLSPKYGTAQFVNILSAKNALPTRNFSRGSFDGAYNISGEKMASDYLTKNYGCPSCPIRCGRRVELDGKDIKGPEYETLCLMGSNLEIDDMPAIIRWNYEMDLLGIDTITAGNTIGFAAELNEKGFWQNGIEFGKKDNISEIIRNIAYRQDIGDDLAEGVRFLSKKYGGEDFAAHVKGLEIAGYSPRAAVGHALGYATSNRGACHLDGGYMAYFEVNGPMTLDPHHYRSKPSWTILDQNLLAAISAGGNCLFTAWTFVPAFAFKLPGHKIAAWTVSKVLTYTWFLISMLLMLPPAVMKINLPVLPHSKLIRLATGMKMDFGRFLKAGARGYNLERLFNIREGIAGAQDTLPQRFTDEPLIKGQPKTKVPLSKMLPAYYRLRGWDANGIPTAKTLKKLDLNFIDRNRLKA, encoded by the coding sequence ATGGCCACGCAATACAAAGGATATGCCGGCAAAGTTCTGGATGTCAACTTAACGGACGGCACCATCGGCGAGTATCCATTGACCGATGCGGACCGGGAAAAATTTCTGGGCGGCCGGTTCCTTAGCACCAAGATTCTTTGGGATCAATTGTCGCCCGGAATCGACCCGCTCTCCGCGGACAACCTGTTTGTGGTCATGACCTCGCCCATGACCGGCACCGGCGCGCCCTCTTCGAGCCGCTACGATATCTCCGCCAAAAGCCCGCAGACAGGCGCTATCGGCCACTCAAACAGCGGCGGGCATTTCGGCATGCACTTAAAACGCGCCGGCTGGGACGGTATTGTGGTGCGCGGCAGATCGGATGCGCCAGTCTACATAGATATCAACGAAGATGACGTGCAGATAAAATCCGCAGACCATTTATGGGGCAAAAACACGGAAGAAACGCAGGAACAGCTCGGCAAGGGCGGTAAAATGGTGATCGGCCCGGCCGGCGAGAATCTCGTCAAATACGCGGTGGTGGTCTCCCAGGAGCGGGTTCACGGCCGAACCGGCATGGGCGCGGTGATGGGGGCCAAAAATCTCAAGGCCATCGTGGCTAACGGCAAAAAGAAAATCGAGCTGGCCCAGCCCGAGAAATTCCGGGCGGGGGTTAAAAAATGGGTTAAAATGCTCCAGAAGCACCCGGCCACCGGCGATTTATCCCCCAAATACGGCACCGCCCAGTTCGTCAATATCCTGTCCGCAAAAAACGCCCTGCCCACCCGCAACTTCTCCCGGGGCAGCTTTGACGGTGCCTATAACATCAGCGGCGAAAAAATGGCGAGCGATTACCTCACCAAAAACTACGGCTGCCCCTCCTGCCCCATCCGCTGCGGCCGCCGGGTGGAACTCGACGGAAAGGATATCAAGGGACCGGAATATGAAACCCTCTGCCTCATGGGCTCAAACCTTGAAATCGATGACATGCCGGCGATCATCCGCTGGAACTATGAGATGGATCTTTTGGGCATTGACACCATCACCGCCGGCAATACCATCGGATTTGCCGCGGAGTTAAATGAAAAAGGATTCTGGCAAAACGGCATTGAATTCGGCAAAAAGGATAATATTTCCGAGATTATTCGAAACATCGCCTATCGCCAGGACATCGGCGACGACCTGGCCGAAGGGGTGCGCTTTCTGTCGAAAAAATACGGGGGCGAGGATTTCGCCGCCCATGTGAAGGGCCTTGAAATCGCCGGCTACTCACCCAGAGCCGCCGTTGGGCATGCCCTGGGCTATGCCACATCCAACCGGGGGGCCTGCCACCTGGATGGGGGTTACATGGCGTATTTCGAGGTCAACGGGCCCATGACCTTAGATCCCCACCACTACCGGTCCAAACCCTCGTGGACCATTCTGGATCAGAATCTTCTGGCCGCCATCAGCGCGGGCGGAAACTGCCTGTTTACGGCCTGGACCTTTGTGCCGGCATTTGCATTCAAGCTGCCCGGGCATAAAATCGCCGCCTGGACGGTCTCCAAGGTCCTCACCTATACCTGGTTTCTGATCTCCATGCTGTTGATGCTGCCGCCGGCAGTCATGAAAATCAATCTGCCGGTGCTGCCGCACTCCAAACTCATCAGGCTGGCCACCGGCATGAAAATGGATTTCGGCCGGTTTCTAAAGGCCGGGGCCCGGGGGTATAACCTGGAGCGGCTGTTTAATATCCGCGAGGGGATCGCCGGCGCCCAGGACACTTTGCCCCAACGGTTTACGGATGAACCGCTGATCAAAGGACAACCCAAAACCAAAGTGCCGCTTTCAAAGATGCTGCCTGCCTACTACCGACTGCGCGGCTGGGATGCCAACGGCATTCCCACGGCAAAGACGCTTAAAAAGCTGGACCTTAACTTTATCGACCGGAACCGGCTGAAAGCATAG